GGCGGGGTTGAGCTGCTTGTTGCCGAACAGGAGGCTCCGCAACCGCTTCGCGGCGGCGTCGCGCTCGTCCTGCGCGGGAGTCCTGCCCTGGCTGAACAGATCGGCGACCATCGCGATGAGGTCCCGCTCGACGCCCGCATTGTGCGCCGCCTCGCTCATCTGCCGGTCTCGACGCTCTCGGAATATCGGCACACCTGCCTCCCGGATCTGTGCTTCGTGGCCCAGACGGCGGCAACGCCGACGCGTCGGCCTCCCCGACCGGCCTGACCGTAGCGTAGACGCCACGGGCCTGGCACCCAACGACAACATCTTGTCGATCCCGATCTGGTCGATCCCGGTCCCCCAAGCCTCTAACTGGCCGCCCGGGCGACGCGGGCGGCGGTGCGGGCGCGGCGGAGCGGCTCCGGGGTGCGGGCGGGGCGGCGCGTCGCGGCCAGCACGACCGCGACCGCCGTCTCCACGTCCGTCCGCCAGGCGGCGTGGACGGCCACGGGCCGCACCCCCTGCCGGGTCCGCAGCCAGCAGCCGACCGGCTCGCCATCCAGGAGCAGCGGCGCGGTCGCCCGGCCAGTGTCCGGCGGCAGGCCGCCTTCGGCGAGCAGCGGCCGGTCAGTCACCCCGACGGTGGGCAGGTCGAGCACGGCGCCGAGGTGGAGGGCGAGCCCTGCCCGGCGGGGGTGGTCGCGGCCGGTCGCGTTGACCAGCAGCACGTCCGGCCGCAGCGGCAGGGCGCGGACGGCAGCCTCCAGCAGCGCCCCCTCGCGCAAGGCGAGCAGGGCGGCCTGATAGGAAGCCCCGGCCGGGCCGGCGGCG
This window of the Actinomycetes bacterium genome carries:
- a CDS encoding endonuclease V, with the translated sequence MARWATDAAGLARVQEELARAAPPAWAPPSGRLVVGGCYACFARGVTGAGAAGDPGVAGAAVTRGRRLLASATAAGPAGASYQAALLALREGALLEAAVRALPLRPDVLLVNATGRDHPRRAGLALHLGAVLDLPTVGVTDRPLLAEGGLPPDTGRATAPLLLDGEPVGCWLRTRQGVRPVAVHAAWRTDVETAVAVVLAATRRPARTPEPLRRARTAARVARAAS